The following coding sequences lie in one Pseudomonas syringae CC1557 genomic window:
- a CDS encoding glutathione S-transferase family protein, translated as MTSKLQLFTSPSAFPNPQRLRLFIHEKGIADQFDETIYDMTPGGEQRGWRHLNMNPWGETPTLELADGSYISETAAIVRYLDQSYPGRKIMGEGALEQGLDNMWDNRIWVHILYRIVTAFHVLHTGLGFKLEMTRNEAWGEHCRKEALAHAALVNRHLSDGREWLLGGDAPTFADITLATAIAFSKFPVNATPLDERFEFLDTYWKRWQKRPSFQAAYADRSSGIPELDSPAEE; from the coding sequence ATGACCTCTAAATTGCAATTATTCACATCCCCCTCGGCTTTTCCGAATCCTCAACGCCTGCGTTTGTTCATCCACGAAAAAGGTATTGCCGATCAGTTCGACGAAACCATTTATGACATGACTCCCGGCGGAGAGCAGCGTGGCTGGCGTCACCTGAATATGAACCCTTGGGGTGAGACGCCGACCCTCGAACTGGCTGACGGTAGCTACATTTCCGAGACCGCCGCCATCGTTCGTTACCTGGATCAGTCTTATCCGGGACGCAAGATCATGGGCGAGGGGGCACTGGAGCAAGGTCTCGATAACATGTGGGATAACCGGATCTGGGTGCATATCCTCTATCGGATCGTTACTGCGTTTCATGTGTTGCACACCGGGCTCGGTTTCAAACTTGAAATGACCAGGAACGAAGCATGGGGCGAGCACTGCCGCAAAGAAGCGCTGGCACACGCTGCATTGGTCAATCGTCATCTGTCCGACGGCCGCGAGTGGCTGCTGGGCGGCGATGCGCCTACGTTTGCGGATATCACTCTTGCCACCGCGATTGCCTTCTCCAAGTTCCCGGTCAACGCCACGCCGCTGGATGAGCGTTTCGAGTTTCTGGACACGTACTGGAAACGCTGGCAGAAACGCCCGAGTTTCCAGGCCGCCTATGCTGACCGCAGCAGTGGAATTCCTGAGCTGGACTCGCCGGCGGAGGAGTGA
- a CDS encoding TetR/AcrR family transcriptional regulator, with protein sequence MTINAREAILLAARNIAQSQGYNGLNFRDLAAQVGIKPASIYYHFPSKADLGVAVARRYWEDGAAALETISEETPDPIEALQRFPEIFRRSLEAENRLCLGSFVGAETDNLPTEMTREIQMFAKVNIDWLSKLLVTAKVCLPADSEVRAQAIFSAVAGAQLVARSRSDIALFDTLINAYRACGPLPA encoded by the coding sequence ATGACCATCAACGCCCGAGAGGCCATTCTGCTTGCCGCGAGAAACATCGCTCAGTCACAGGGTTACAACGGCCTTAACTTTCGCGATCTGGCCGCTCAGGTCGGAATCAAACCGGCCAGTATCTACTACCATTTCCCGAGCAAGGCCGATCTGGGTGTTGCGGTTGCCAGGCGATACTGGGAGGACGGTGCCGCAGCACTCGAGACTATCTCCGAAGAAACCCCGGATCCTATCGAAGCGTTACAGCGCTTCCCGGAAATTTTCCGGCGCTCGCTGGAGGCTGAAAACCGCCTTTGCCTAGGCAGTTTTGTCGGTGCTGAAACCGACAATTTGCCAACCGAAATGACGCGTGAAATTCAGATGTTTGCGAAGGTCAATATTGACTGGTTGAGCAAGCTCCTGGTGACCGCGAAAGTATGCCTGCCAGCGGACAGCGAGGTGCGCGCGCAGGCCATTTTTTCGGCGGTAGCGGGCGCTCAACTGGTTGCCAGAAGCCGGTCGGACATTGCTCTTTTTGACACGTTGATCAACGCCTATCGTGCCTGCGGACCGTTACCGGCATAA
- a CDS encoding oxidoreductase produces MNKSSEKTAIVTGASSGIGRATAELLSRAGYTVFGTSRKIGLSPSQVSMLTCDVTNDESVSALVSTVLAQTGRIDLLVNNAGIGLLGGAEEFSIAQVQALFDVNLFGVIRMTNAVLPTMRQHGQGSIINIGSILGLIPAPYSAHYSAVKHALEGYSESLDHEVRAFGVRVSVVEPAFVRTVFDQNGIEPDSLLKEYDEARAGFRALLADVMPTADLPEAVAAVVLKAANDARPRHRYTAGKAARQISMLRRFAPAGVFDKSLRKQFRLPV; encoded by the coding sequence ATGAATAAATCTTCCGAAAAAACCGCCATCGTTACCGGCGCCTCCTCGGGTATCGGTCGTGCGACTGCCGAGTTGCTGTCGCGAGCGGGTTATACGGTGTTTGGCACAAGCCGCAAGATCGGCCTCAGCCCTTCGCAGGTGTCGATGCTCACCTGTGACGTGACGAATGATGAATCTGTCAGTGCTCTGGTCTCCACCGTGCTCGCACAGACCGGGCGGATCGACCTATTGGTCAACAATGCCGGCATCGGGCTGCTGGGCGGTGCCGAAGAGTTTTCGATCGCGCAGGTGCAGGCACTGTTCGATGTCAACCTGTTCGGCGTTATCCGCATGACCAACGCGGTACTGCCAACGATGCGACAACATGGCCAGGGGAGCATCATCAACATCGGATCGATTCTGGGATTGATACCCGCGCCCTACTCTGCTCATTATTCGGCGGTCAAACATGCCCTGGAAGGCTATTCGGAATCGCTCGATCACGAAGTGCGTGCCTTTGGTGTTCGCGTTTCGGTCGTAGAGCCGGCATTTGTACGTACCGTCTTCGATCAAAACGGCATTGAGCCCGATTCGCTGTTGAAAGAATACGATGAGGCCCGAGCAGGGTTCAGGGCACTGCTGGCCGATGTAATGCCAACAGCCGACCTGCCAGAAGCTGTGGCTGCTGTCGTGCTGAAAGCGGCGAACGATGCTCGCCCCAGGCATCGATACACTGCCGGCAAGGCAGCGCGACAAATCAGCATGCTGCGTCGCTTTGCGCCTGCGGGAGTGTTCGACAAGAGCTTGCGCAAGCAGTTTCGTTTGCCGGTTTGA
- a CDS encoding NADP-dependent oxidoreductase: MKALTFENYGKSPEIAITHVPRPVIKPDELLVEVHAAGLNPIDNMITTGTFKPVLKFQLPATMGSDLAGVVIQVGSAVTRFKVGDAVFASLFDLGRGAIAELAAVPEHAAALKPANLDFVQAASIPMVGLTSWQALKERADLQPGQKVFIPAGSGGIGTFAIQLAKHLGANVATTTSTGNIPLVRGLGADQVVDYKKQPFEQVLHGYDVVLGTTRGGTIEKAVGILKPGGNIVSLVGPLDKAFAQARQMNFFFTFVFGLMSRKIMRLARKTEVAYSFLFVRASGTQLGKIGELLENGQIKPVIDRVFPLEQAREGLEYLGQGRAKGKVVIQIR, encoded by the coding sequence ATGAAAGCACTGACATTCGAAAACTATGGCAAGTCGCCTGAAATCGCGATTACCCATGTTCCTCGCCCGGTTATCAAACCTGACGAGCTGTTAGTGGAAGTTCACGCTGCCGGCTTGAACCCCATCGACAACATGATCACCACAGGCACCTTCAAGCCAGTCTTGAAGTTTCAGCTACCGGCCACGATGGGCAGCGACCTGGCGGGCGTCGTTATACAGGTTGGCAGCGCAGTGACTCGTTTCAAAGTAGGCGACGCCGTATTCGCAAGCCTTTTTGACCTTGGCCGCGGCGCCATCGCTGAACTCGCCGCTGTACCGGAACACGCTGCCGCACTGAAACCGGCCAACCTCGACTTCGTACAAGCGGCTTCCATTCCGATGGTCGGGCTTACCTCGTGGCAAGCCTTGAAAGAGCGCGCCGACCTTCAACCCGGTCAGAAAGTCTTCATACCAGCAGGCTCGGGCGGCATCGGCACCTTCGCCATCCAGCTGGCAAAACACCTCGGTGCCAACGTGGCCACGACCACCAGCACAGGGAATATCCCGCTGGTTCGCGGCCTGGGCGCAGACCAGGTAGTGGACTATAAAAAGCAGCCATTCGAGCAGGTGCTGCACGGTTATGACGTGGTGCTTGGCACTACCCGAGGCGGCACGATTGAAAAAGCGGTAGGCATCCTCAAACCGGGAGGCAACATCGTATCCCTCGTCGGTCCGCTGGATAAAGCCTTCGCTCAAGCCCGGCAGATGAACTTCTTCTTCACATTCGTCTTTGGCTTGATGAGTCGCAAGATCATGCGGCTGGCGAGAAAGACTGAGGTGGCTTACTCATTTCTGTTTGTTCGCGCGAGTGGAACTCAGCTTGGGAAAATTGGCGAGCTGCTTGAAAACGGTCAGATCAAGCCAGTGATCGACAGGGTGTTTCCGCTTGAGCAGGCCAGGGAAGGACTTGAGTATTTGGGTCAGGGTCGCGCTAAAGGCAAGGTTGTTATACAGATCAGGTGA
- a CDS encoding SDR family NAD(P)-dependent oxidoreductase, with amino-acid sequence MTTFPTVLITGASSGIGAVYAERFARRGHNLVLVARDKARLDTLATRLREESNVAVEVLQADLTHAADLTAVEARLREDASIGVLINNAGMAQSGAFVQQSAEAIDTLIALNIVALTRLAAAVAPRFAQSGTGSIINLGSVVGFAPEFGMTVYGATKAFVLFLSQGMHLELSPKGVYVQAVLPAATRTEIWERAGIDLNTLPEVMDVEELVDAALIGFDRRELVTIPPLHVAARWDSLDGARQGLLSDIRQAQAAERYQPQT; translated from the coding sequence ATGACAACGTTTCCCACTGTACTCATCACGGGTGCTTCCAGCGGTATCGGTGCCGTTTATGCCGAACGGTTTGCCCGCCGTGGTCATAATCTGGTGCTCGTCGCTCGCGACAAGGCACGCCTCGATACCCTGGCAACGCGGCTGCGTGAAGAAAGCAACGTCGCCGTCGAGGTACTCCAGGCTGACCTTACCCACGCTGCCGATCTTACGGCAGTCGAAGCCCGCCTGCGTGAAGACGCCAGCATCGGCGTTCTGATCAACAACGCCGGTATGGCGCAATCCGGAGCGTTCGTTCAACAAAGCGCCGAGGCTATCGACACACTGATCGCGCTGAACATCGTGGCCCTGACGCGTCTCGCCGCAGCGGTGGCCCCGCGCTTTGCGCAGTCAGGTACAGGCTCGATCATCAACCTCGGCTCGGTGGTTGGCTTTGCGCCTGAGTTCGGCATGACTGTTTATGGCGCCACCAAGGCATTCGTGCTGTTCCTGTCTCAAGGCATGCATCTGGAATTGTCGCCCAAGGGTGTGTACGTCCAGGCAGTCTTACCTGCGGCCACTCGCACCGAAATCTGGGAGCGCGCCGGGATCGACCTCAACACCCTTCCCGAGGTGATGGACGTCGAGGAGCTGGTCGACGCAGCGCTGATTGGCTTTGATCGTCGAGAACTGGTGACCATCCCGCCACTGCACGTCGCAGCTCGTTGGGATTCGCTGGATGGCGCGCGCCAAGGATTACTGTCGGACATTCGACAGGCTCAGGCCGCAGAGCGCTATCAGCCACAAACGTGA
- a CDS encoding alkene reductase, with protein sequence MSEKALFEPTQLGHLTLANRIVMAPLTRNRAGVGLVPTDLTTTYYAQRASAGLIITEATQISAQAQGYQDTPGLYTPEQIAGWRNVTDAVHAEGGRIFVQLWHVGRVSHVDLQPNGEAPVAPSAIRAQTKTFVNNGFADVSEPRALELEELPGIVNDFRQAAANAIAAGFDGVEIHGANGYLLDQFIKNNANLRTDAYGGSIENRARLLLEVTAAVAKEIGAHRTGVRISPVSPANGVSSSDPQAQFDYIAEQLSELGIAFIHVVEGATGGPRDVAPFDYDALRQRFKQTYLANNGYDLELATARINANEADLIAFGRPFISNPDLIERLKTGAPLAPLNQATLYGGGAEGYTDYPTLNG encoded by the coding sequence ATGTCCGAGAAAGCGCTTTTCGAACCCACCCAATTAGGTCACTTGACGCTCGCAAATCGTATCGTCATGGCGCCCCTCACCCGTAACCGCGCAGGCGTTGGTCTGGTGCCTACAGACCTGACGACGACCTACTACGCACAACGCGCCTCTGCCGGACTGATCATCACCGAAGCGACGCAAATCTCCGCCCAGGCGCAGGGTTATCAGGACACTCCGGGGCTGTACACACCGGAGCAGATCGCTGGCTGGCGCAACGTCACGGATGCTGTGCATGCCGAGGGCGGACGCATTTTTGTGCAGCTTTGGCATGTGGGCCGGGTGTCCCATGTTGACCTGCAACCGAACGGTGAGGCGCCGGTCGCACCTTCAGCCATCCGCGCGCAGACCAAAACGTTCGTCAACAACGGTTTTGCCGATGTATCCGAGCCGCGCGCGCTGGAGCTGGAAGAGTTACCTGGCATCGTGAACGACTTTCGCCAGGCCGCGGCCAACGCCATTGCCGCAGGTTTCGACGGCGTGGAAATTCACGGCGCCAACGGTTATTTGCTTGATCAGTTCATCAAGAACAATGCCAACCTGCGCACTGATGCCTATGGCGGCTCGATAGAAAATCGCGCGCGCCTGCTGCTGGAAGTCACCGCCGCAGTGGCCAAGGAAATCGGTGCGCACCGCACTGGGGTGCGGATCTCGCCGGTTTCGCCTGCCAACGGCGTTTCCAGCAGCGATCCACAAGCGCAATTCGACTACATCGCCGAGCAGCTCAGTGAACTGGGTATTGCCTTTATTCATGTGGTGGAAGGCGCCACTGGCGGCCCGCGTGATGTTGCGCCATTCGATTACGACGCGCTGCGCCAGCGTTTCAAGCAGACCTACCTGGCCAACAACGGCTACGACCTTGAACTCGCCACTGCCCGCATCAATGCGAACGAGGCAGACCTGATCGCTTTCGGCCGTCCGTTCATCAGTAACCCTGATTTGATCGAACGCTTGAAAACCGGCGCTCCGCTGGCGCCGCTCAACCAGGCAACGCTCTATGGCGGCGGAGCCGAAGGCTACACCGACTACCCGACACTCAACGGCTGA
- a CDS encoding TetR/AcrR family transcriptional regulator encodes MSTSDTPRTYHHGNLPAVLRQAAWDIVAEAGVRGMSLRECARRANVSHAAPAHHFGSLQNLLAEVVADGYERMADTILAAQQELDDTLLGCGIGYVNFAQTYPEHFRLMYGAGVNRTLPRLLESGERTLQVLRQSIRHAWTAKHGSEPDPAVLEQRTFLAWSTAHGYASLTIDRKTDKPPIPSAESIFQLLTRSVLTP; translated from the coding sequence ATGTCGACGTCAGACACCCCGCGGACCTACCACCACGGCAATCTGCCAGCCGTCTTGCGTCAGGCAGCCTGGGATATTGTGGCGGAAGCAGGCGTGCGCGGCATGTCGCTACGTGAGTGCGCAAGACGGGCAAACGTTTCTCACGCCGCTCCCGCTCACCATTTCGGTTCTCTGCAAAACCTGCTGGCCGAAGTCGTGGCCGATGGTTACGAGCGCATGGCCGATACCATTCTTGCCGCGCAGCAGGAGCTGGACGACACGCTGCTCGGCTGCGGCATCGGCTATGTCAATTTCGCTCAAACTTACCCTGAGCATTTCCGGTTGATGTATGGCGCTGGCGTCAACCGCACGTTACCCAGGCTTTTGGAGTCGGGTGAACGTACGTTGCAAGTGCTCCGCCAGTCGATACGCCACGCCTGGACAGCGAAACACGGTAGCGAACCTGATCCGGCAGTGCTTGAACAACGCACCTTCCTCGCCTGGAGTACCGCGCATGGCTACGCATCACTGACGATTGACAGAAAGACAGATAAACCGCCCATTCCCTCTGCCGAATCGATATTCCAACTGTTGACCCGTTCAGTGCTTACGCCATAA
- a CDS encoding alpha/beta hydrolase, which yields MSKIINRLRLLTLRGIFTLASRIVPGMTGRYLARRFITPQAAERAKAAALLSAAPDVQTSTLDLGGIKISTYVWGDPSSQPYVLLAHGWSSYAMRFIAWVPLLRSMGYAVVGFDQPAHGLSAGKISHMTQFVDVQQRVGRHFGKPAAVIAHSLGASSIVFAQEEQWRPERFVLIAPFLAPTDSVLQQFDAVGVSHKVFDSFEGVLHSLTGRRFADYDASTRLPLLDRPALVIHDRRDRETPWEKGARFAALWPGARLFTTDGLGHNRLIDHPSVITEVMKFLNPDDHQ from the coding sequence ATGAGCAAAATCATCAACAGGCTTCGACTATTGACCCTACGCGGCATTTTCACGCTGGCCAGCCGTATTGTACCGGGCATGACCGGAAGATATCTCGCTCGACGTTTCATTACGCCGCAGGCTGCTGAACGTGCCAAGGCCGCAGCCCTTCTGAGCGCAGCGCCGGATGTACAGACGAGCACCCTCGATCTGGGCGGAATCAAGATTTCTACCTACGTGTGGGGAGACCCGTCGAGCCAACCCTACGTGTTGCTTGCTCACGGCTGGTCCAGTTATGCAATGCGGTTCATTGCATGGGTGCCGTTGTTGCGTTCAATGGGTTACGCGGTGGTGGGTTTCGATCAGCCCGCACATGGGCTGAGCGCCGGCAAGATCAGCCACATGACCCAGTTTGTCGACGTGCAGCAGCGCGTAGGACGTCATTTTGGCAAGCCCGCGGCGGTGATTGCGCATTCATTGGGCGCTTCCTCTATCGTTTTCGCCCAGGAAGAACAATGGCGCCCTGAGCGTTTCGTGTTGATCGCGCCGTTTCTGGCACCTACTGATAGCGTGCTGCAGCAGTTCGATGCAGTCGGTGTTTCACATAAGGTGTTTGATTCTTTTGAAGGCGTTTTGCATTCGCTGACCGGCCGCCGTTTTGCGGACTACGACGCCAGTACGCGCCTGCCATTGCTTGATCGTCCTGCGCTGGTTATTCATGACCGCCGTGATCGCGAAACTCCGTGGGAGAAGGGCGCCCGATTTGCAGCGCTGTGGCCGGGAGCGCGTCTGTTTACAACGGATGGGCTGGGGCACAACCGGCTGATTGATCACCCTTCGGTTATTACTGAAGTGATGAAGTTTCTGAACCCGGACGATCATCAATAA
- a CDS encoding NYN domain-containing protein yields the protein MAIQNPNSSQKHLAVLIDADNAPAAIVDGLFEEIAKYGVASVKRIYGDWTGPQLGGWKKVLLDYSIQPIQQFAYTKGKNATDSSLIIDAMDLLYTRRFDGFCLVSSDSDFTRLASRLREEGLTVYGFGEEKTPRPFVAACDKFIYIELLREEVTTPAGGDATPEATASNGNVKPVTTEASKKPRAPVDFIAKIMDDIADEDGWAHLSALGTNITKLRPEFDPRTHGYKKLSDLIKGYPQAFELQARPGSGGTAVLYARHKVHGK from the coding sequence ATGGCTATTCAAAACCCCAACAGTTCGCAAAAGCACCTCGCTGTACTGATCGATGCCGACAATGCGCCGGCCGCCATCGTCGACGGACTTTTTGAAGAGATCGCCAAGTATGGCGTCGCCAGCGTCAAACGCATTTATGGAGACTGGACTGGCCCGCAACTTGGCGGCTGGAAGAAAGTACTGCTCGACTATTCCATCCAGCCCATTCAGCAGTTCGCCTACACCAAGGGCAAGAACGCGACCGACAGTTCGTTGATCATTGACGCGATGGACCTGTTGTACACGCGCCGTTTTGACGGCTTTTGCCTGGTTTCCAGCGACAGCGACTTCACCCGCCTGGCGTCGCGCCTGCGTGAGGAAGGCCTGACTGTTTATGGCTTCGGCGAAGAAAAAACACCTCGGCCTTTCGTGGCGGCCTGTGACAAGTTCATCTACATCGAACTGCTTCGCGAAGAGGTCACAACGCCTGCTGGCGGGGATGCCACGCCGGAGGCAACTGCATCCAATGGTAACGTCAAACCTGTCACAACCGAGGCGAGCAAGAAGCCCAGGGCTCCGGTGGATTTCATCGCGAAAATCATGGATGACATCGCTGACGAAGACGGTTGGGCACATTTGAGCGCACTCGGTACAAACATCACCAAACTGCGCCCGGAGTTTGATCCTCGCACCCATGGTTACAAAAAGCTGAGCGACTTGATCAAGGGCTACCCACAAGCGTTCGAGTTGCAGGCCCGTCCGGGCTCAGGTGGAACAGCGGTGCTGTACGCTCGGCATAAGGTGCACGGGAAGTGA
- a CDS encoding hybrid sensor histidine kinase/response regulator, whose protein sequence is MSNDVSSGRSYAPQLPGTSAQEAAERLQLALDSGAVVGTWVWDIVADSLTSDERFARTFGLCPKLCAKGLPLKTVTASIHPDDVTHVYKAIEDALSSGDPYRYEYRVLHQDGVYRWVEASGRIERDIDGKPVRSLGILLDINSRRAAEAERDRLNELLRIFTAAVPGVVYAKDLEGRMLVANRGTAELVGKPPEFFIGKTDLEFLDDKDQARILMETDRRIMSNNVSEQIEEHVNLPDGSAAIWLSTKAPMVDNNGNVIGVIGSSIDVTARKKAEEAVRELNLTLEQRIEQAVLEREQVEDALRHSQKMDAVGQLTGGIAHDFNNLLAGISGSLELITRRLSQGRVGDVDRYVSVAQSAVRRAASLTHRLLAFSRRQTLSPKVTDVNALINDMEELITRTVGPEIEIKVIAQADVWPALIDHAQLESSLLNLCLNARDAMPNGGRIIIETGNASLDECIDPDHGIPAGEHLSIRVTDTGSGMSPEVVAKAFEPFFTTKPIGAGTGLGLSMVYGFVRQSGGQIKVESVVGKGTSVVMHLPRHTSSLTPCEAEPETVEGPAHRSGETVLVVDDEPSVRMLVTEVITGLGYTCLEAADAQSGLQILKSDARIDLLISDIGLPGGMNGREMADAACENRPGLPTLFITGYAKTSVLDGCHLRPCTQVLTKPFGLDTLAGRVNGLIGATDVMTRSYAR, encoded by the coding sequence ATGAGCAATGATGTTTCCAGCGGCAGATCGTATGCCCCCCAATTACCCGGTACCTCGGCACAGGAAGCTGCAGAGCGGCTGCAACTCGCGCTGGATTCGGGCGCAGTGGTTGGCACGTGGGTGTGGGACATTGTTGCTGACAGCCTGACGAGCGATGAACGATTTGCCCGAACCTTCGGCTTGTGTCCGAAGCTGTGCGCCAAAGGGCTGCCTCTGAAAACGGTAACCGCTTCGATTCATCCTGACGACGTGACTCACGTCTACAAGGCCATCGAAGACGCACTGTCCAGTGGTGATCCCTACCGATATGAGTACCGGGTGCTGCATCAGGACGGCGTTTATCGCTGGGTTGAAGCCAGCGGACGGATCGAGCGCGACATCGACGGCAAACCGGTTCGCAGCCTGGGCATACTGCTCGACATCAATAGCCGACGTGCGGCCGAGGCCGAGCGAGACCGGCTCAATGAACTGCTGCGCATATTCACCGCAGCAGTCCCGGGCGTCGTCTACGCCAAGGATCTCGAAGGCAGAATGCTTGTAGCGAACCGGGGCACTGCCGAGCTGGTCGGCAAGCCGCCCGAGTTTTTTATCGGCAAGACTGATCTGGAATTTCTTGATGACAAGGATCAGGCGCGCATTCTCATGGAGACTGACCGTCGGATCATGAGCAACAACGTCAGCGAACAGATTGAAGAACACGTCAATCTTCCTGACGGCTCCGCCGCTATCTGGTTATCCACCAAAGCCCCCATGGTTGATAACAACGGCAACGTGATCGGTGTGATTGGCTCGTCCATCGACGTAACAGCCAGGAAGAAAGCCGAAGAGGCGGTCCGGGAGCTTAATCTGACACTGGAGCAGCGCATCGAACAGGCCGTGCTGGAGCGCGAGCAAGTTGAAGATGCCTTGCGCCACTCACAGAAGATGGACGCCGTCGGACAATTGACGGGCGGCATCGCTCATGACTTCAACAACCTGCTGGCCGGCATCTCGGGCAGCCTGGAACTGATCACCAGACGACTCTCGCAAGGGCGCGTTGGCGACGTCGACCGGTATGTATCGGTGGCGCAGAGCGCAGTGCGCCGCGCCGCTTCGCTGACTCACCGTTTGTTGGCCTTTTCGCGGCGTCAAACGCTGTCTCCGAAGGTGACCGATGTCAACGCACTGATCAATGACATGGAAGAGCTGATCACGCGCACGGTGGGTCCGGAGATAGAAATAAAAGTCATTGCCCAGGCTGACGTGTGGCCTGCGCTGATTGATCATGCGCAACTGGAAAGTTCGCTGTTGAACCTGTGCCTGAACGCACGCGATGCCATGCCGAACGGCGGACGCATCATCATCGAGACCGGGAACGCTTCGCTCGATGAATGCATCGACCCGGATCATGGCATCCCGGCTGGCGAACACTTGAGCATTCGCGTCACCGACACTGGCAGTGGCATGAGTCCGGAGGTGGTGGCAAAGGCCTTCGAACCGTTCTTCACCACCAAACCGATTGGTGCAGGCACTGGCCTCGGGCTTTCGATGGTCTACGGTTTCGTGCGCCAGTCAGGTGGGCAGATCAAGGTTGAATCCGTCGTAGGCAAAGGCACCAGTGTCGTGATGCACCTGCCGCGCCACACCTCCTCGCTTACGCCCTGCGAGGCTGAGCCTGAGACTGTGGAAGGGCCTGCGCATCGCTCGGGCGAAACCGTGCTGGTCGTGGACGACGAACCGTCTGTGCGCATGCTGGTCACCGAAGTGATCACCGGGCTTGGTTACACCTGCCTTGAAGCTGCTGATGCCCAGTCTGGCTTGCAGATCCTCAAGTCGGACGCTCGTATCGACCTGCTCATCAGTGACATAGGCTTGCCGGGCGGCATGAACGGTCGTGAAATGGCCGATGCCGCCTGCGAAAACCGTCCTGGCCTGCCCACATTGTTCATCACCGGTTACGCCAAGACCTCAGTACTCGACGGCTGCCACCTGCGTCCTTGCACCCAAGTGCTGACCAAGCCCTTCGGGCTGGACACACTGGCCGGACGAGTGAACGGGCTGATTGGCGCAACGGACGTGATGACCCGCAGCTATGCGCGCTGA